In a genomic window of Hippoglossus stenolepis isolate QCI-W04-F060 chromosome 17, HSTE1.2, whole genome shotgun sequence:
- the rps18 gene encoding 40S ribosomal protein S18, giving the protein MSLVIPEKFQHILRVLNTNIDGRRKIAFAITAIKGVGRRYSHVVLRKADIDLTKRAGELTEEEVERVVTIMQNPRQYKIPDWFLNRQKDVKDGKYSQVLANGLDNKLREDLERLKKIRAHRGLRHFWGLRVRGQHTKTTGRRGRTVGVSKKK; this is encoded by the exons ATG tctttggTCATCCCCGAGAAGTTCCAGCACATTCTCCGTGTTCTCAACACGAACATTGATGGAAGGAGGAAGATCGCCTTCGCCATCACTGCCATCAAG GGTGTTGGCAGACGTTACTCCCATGTCGTCCTGAGGAAGGCCGACATCGACCTGACCAAGAGGGCGGGagaactcactgaggaggag GTGGAGCGGGTGGTGACCATCATGCAGAATCCTCGCCAGTACAAAATCCCAGATTGGTTCCTCAACAGGCAGAAGGACGTCAAGGACGGGAAATACAGTCAG GTCCTCGCCAACGGTCTGGACAACAAGCTGAGAGAAGATCTGGAGAGGCTGAAGAAGATCAGGGCTCACCGCGGGCTGAGGCACTTCTGGGG tctgCGTGTGCGTGGTCAGCACACCAAGACCACCGGCCGTCGTGGTCGCACTGTCGGTGTGTCCAAGAAGAAGTAA
- the LOC124855004 gene encoding LOW QUALITY PROTEIN: E3 ubiquitin-protein ligase RING2-A-like (The sequence of the model RefSeq protein was modified relative to this genomic sequence to represent the inferred CDS: deleted 2 bases in 1 codon): MAAPVNLQTPSKTWELSLYELHRSPQEAIMDGTEVAVSPRSLHSELMCPICLDMLKNTMTTKECLHRFCSDCIVTALRSGNKECPTCRKKLVSRRSLRRDSNFDALISKIYPSREEYEAHQRRVLDRLNRLHNKEALSSSIEEGLRQQARYRNHRVKKPTQESDNTTFSGGEDNGDTRSHLSHDSAPSHPPHHCGQTPSEAGPSRKRPRVSDGTGAEADSGSPTPPVRRLKEGGASEIELVFRPHPQLVHAQDYNQTRFVKTTANATVDHLSKYLALRIALEDRRTNREVEEGGREEGGGGEERAAEGGGGEGGGAAGGGGSKGSSLGSISEKQYTIYIMTRGGQLSTLNGSLTLELVNEKFWKVRKPLELYYAPTKEQQPAPPAQQKTPPPQREG, from the exons aTGGCAGCTCCCGTCAACCTGCAGACTCCCAGTAAGACGTGGGAGCTGAGTCTGTACGAGCTGCACCGGAGTCCGCAG gagGCGATCATGGACGGGACAGAGGTGGCGGTGTCTCCTCGCTCTCTGCACAGCGAGCTCATGTGTCCCATCTGTCTGGACATGCTGAAGAACACCATGACCACCAAAGAGTGTCTGCACCGCTTCTGCTCCGACTGCATCGTCACGGCGCTGCGATCAGG gaACAAAGAGTGTCCGACCTGCAGGAAGAAGCTGGTTTCCAGACGTTCGCTGCGTCGAGACTCAAATTTTGATGCACTGATCTCGAAGATCTACCCGAGCCGCGAAGAGTACGAGGCCCACCAGCGACGAGTCCTGGACCGACTCAACCGGCTGCACAACAAGGAGGCGCTGAGCTCCAGCATCGAGGAGGGGCTCCGCCAGCAAGCACGCTACAG AAACCACCGGGTGAAGAAGCCGACTCAGGAAAGTGACAACACCACCTTCAGCGGGGGGGAGGACAACGGTGACACCCGCTCTCACCTGTCCCACGACTCCGCCCCCTcacaccccccccaccactgCGGTCAGACGCCCTCAGAGGCGGGGCCAAGCCGCAAGAGGCCGCGGGTGTCGGACGGCACTGGAGCC GAGGCGGACAGCGGGAGCCCCACGCCTCCTGTGAGACGCCTTAAAGAGGGGGGGGCCTCGGAGATCGAGCTGGTATTCAGACCCCACCCACAGCTGGTCCACGCCCAAGACTACAACCAGACcag ATTCGTGAAGACGACAGCGAACGCCACAGTGGACCACCTGTCCAAATACCTGGCTCTGCGCATCGCTCTGGAGGACAGACGGACCaacagggaggtggaggagggagggagggaggagggaggtgggggagaggagagagcagcagagggaggaggaggagaaggtggaggagcagcGGGCGGCGGTGGCAGCAAAGGGTCGAGTCTGGGCAGCATCAGTGAGAAACAGTACACCATCTACATCATGACCAGAGGAGGACAGTTGTCT acGCTGAACGGATCTCTGACTCTGGAGTTGGTCAACGAGAAGTTCTGGAAGGTCAGGAAGCCGCTGGAGCTTTACTACGCCCCCACCAAGGAGCAGCAGCCGGCGCCCCCCGCCCAGCAGAAGACTCCACCTCCTCAGAGAGAGggctga